GTGCCACAGGAACTGCCTCTGACCACGCGGGAATTCCGTTCCCAGGACACGTAATCCGGGTATCGGCCTTTCTGCGGGACGAAGGATCGGGTTTGCGGGACGCACTGCGCTCACGACGCGCAGTCCCGGACGGATGGATTCGACACGCGTGACGGAGCACCCCACCTCCCACGAGCGCCCTCAGGGCGGCGCCGGCCCCACGGATCCCCGCGGGGCGCTTCTGCGTACCCAGGAGCCGATGCGCACCGCGCCCGCCACGGCCTTACCCGCTCAGGCACGCAAGGGTGACGCACCGGCCGAGCCGGGCACCGCGGCCCCGTGCGCGAAGAGCGGACAGGCGCCCTCGGAGCACGCCCAGCCGGCGCTCTCCGAGCACTCGCAGCCCGCGGCCACCGAGCCCGATCCGCACCGCCCGAGGCCCGCGCCGGAGACCATCCCGGCGCAGCCCGGCGGTGAGCCGGACCGGTCCGGCTCGGCGGCGGGCGGCCTGGAGCGGCGCGGCGGGCAGGGAGTGCCGCCCGGCGCTCCCATGCCCATGCGGCGTGACGGCGACCGGCTGCGCTTCGTGGGCGCCGCGACCCGGCGGATCGCCCGGGGCATCGACCTGGACGAGATCGTGATGGGTCTGTGCCGGGCCACCGTGCCGACGTTCTCGGACGCGATCCTCGTCTATCTGCGCGAGCCGTTGCCGGTCGGTGACGAGCGGCCCACCGGGCCCATGGTGCTGCGGTTGCGCCGCACCGACCGGATCCCGGAGGAGCGGGACACCGAGGGCGGCTTCATGCCCTCGTCGCTCCAGCCCGAGCAGCCCGTCGATCTCGCGGTCGTCACGGCCGAGCAGTGCGAGGTACGGCCCGGAGGGGCGCTCGCCGAGGTGCTGCGGGGTGTGCGCCCGGTCTTCGCGGACGCGCCCGCCGCGCACGACGCGCTGCCGGAACTGCTGGGCCCGGACGCGGAACTGACCGTGCCGACCGGCCAGCGGGCGATCCTCGCCCCGCTGCGCGGGCGGCGCCGGGTGATCGGCGCGGCGGTGTTCCTGCGCCGCCCGGAGCGGATGGCGTTCGAGCAGGACGATCTGCTGGTCGCCGCCCAGCTCGCCACGCACAGCGCGCTCGGCATCGACAAGGCGGTGCTCTACGGCCGCGAGGCGTACATCGCCGACGAGTTGCAGCGCACGATGCTGCCGGAGGCGCTGCCGAAGTGCACCGGCGTGCGGCTCGCGCACCGGTATCTGCCGGCCGCCGAGACCGCGCGGGTCGGCGGCGACTGGTACGACGCGATTCCCCTGCCGGGGAGCCGGGTCGCGCTGGTCGTGGGTGATGTGATGGGTCATTCGATGACCTCGGCCGCGATCATGGGTCAGCTGCGGACCACCGCGCAGACGCTGGCGGGGCTGGATCTGCCGCCGCAGGAAGTGCTGCACCATCTCGACGAGCAGGCCCAGCGGCTCGGTACGGATCGCATGGCGACCTGTCTGTACGCCGTGTACGACCCGGTATCGCACCGGATCACCATCGCCAACGCCGGGCATCCGCCGCCGGTCCTGCTGCATCTCGGCGGGCGTGCCGAGGTGCTGCGGGTGCCGCCGGGCGCGCCGATCGGTGTGGGCGGGGTGGACTTCGAGGCGGTCGAGCTGGACGCGCCGGCCGGTGGCACGTTGCTGCTGTACACCGACGGGCTCGTGGAGTCCCGGCTGCGGGACGTGTGGACCGGGATAGAGCAGTTGCGGGAGAAGCTGGCCGCCACCGCGCAGTTGACCGGGCCGGATCACCCTCCGCCGCTGGAAGCGCTGTGCGACGAGGTGCTGGACATGCTCGGCCCGGGGGACCGCGACGACGACATCGCGCTTCTTGCCGCGCGCTTCGATGGGATCGCTCCCAGCGACGTCGCCTACTGGTTCCTGGAGCCGGAGGAGATGGCCCCGGGGCGGGCGCGTCGGCTGGCCCGGCACGCGTTGTCCCGATGGGGCCTTGAGGAGTTGACCGACTCGGTCGAGCTGCTCATCAGCGAGGTGGTGACGAACGCGGTGCGGTACGCGACGCGGCCCGTCACCCTGCGGTTGCTGCGGACCGATGTGCTGCGGTGCGAGGTCACCGACGACGTGCCTCAGCTGCCCCGGCTTCGGCAGGCTCGGGCGACGGACGAGGGGGGCCGTGGGCTCTACCTGGTCAATCGGCTGGCGAAGCGGTGGGGGGCCACTCGGTTGAGTGCGGGGAAGGTCGTGTGGTTCGAGCTCAACCAGGCGTGAGGGATTTCGCGGGAGCGCCGTAGGGCTTCCGTGAGTTCGGCGGGTGCGGGTGCGGTGGGACTTCTCCCGCAGTTCCCCGCGCCCCTGGGGGGCCTGCGGCCCCCAGACGCGCAAAGGGCGCCCGGTGGTTCACCGGGCGCCCTCCGCTTTTCTCGATCGCTAGTCGTCCACCTGGGGATCGTTCGGGTTCGTCGGGAACTCGATACCCCCGTCGTCGCCCGTCGGGGTCTCCTCCGGGGTGGTCTCCGGGGTTTCCTCCGGGGTGGTCTCCGGGGTCGTCGGGGGCTCGCTGGTCGGCTCGTCCGTGGTGGGCGTCTCCGACGGGGTCTCGGACGGCGTCTCCGAAGGAGTCTCGGACGGCGTCGCCGACGGGGTCGGGGACTCCGTCGGCGCGACCGCGGCACCCTGCTTGGTGTCCAGGTCGAACTTGGTGGTCTTGCCCATCACGCCGAAGGTGTACGTGGCCCAGATCCGGGCCGGGAAGCCACCACCGTTGATCCGGGGCTCGCCGAGGGCGTTGTACATCGAGACGTGCTTGCCGTTCTTGCTCATGTCCTCGCCGAACAGGCCGACGGAGGTCACGAGGTTCGGCGTGTAGCCGGTGAACCAGGCGGAGCGGTTCTCGTCGGAGGTACCCGTCTTGCCGGCGACCTGCTGGCCGTTGCGGGCCGGGTTGTCACGGACGGAGGTCTTGGCCGTACCGTCGTCGACCACGCCGGTGAGGACCGAGGTGACCGTGTCGGCGGCCTCGACGCTGATGACCTGCTCGCCGATCGGCTCGGGGAACTCGACCTCGCCGTCGCGGTGTTCGGCCGAGGCGATGATGGTCGGGGTGACCTTCTTGCCGTGGTTGTCGAGGGTGGCGTAGATGCCTGCCATCTCCAGCGGGCTGGCGCCCATGGAGCCCAGGGTCTGGGCGGGCACGGCCTCCATGCCCTCGGTGTCCATGCCGAGCTTCCCGGCGACCTCCATGACCTTCTCCATGCCCACGTCGACGCCCATCTGGGCGAAGACGGAGTTGATGGACTTGTTCATGGCGGCCTGCACGGTGACGTCGCCGTAGTTGACGTTGTCCTCGTTCGGCGGGGCGAAGCCCACCGCGGTGCCGTCGTCCGTGACCTTGTGCCGGCTGTCACCGTCGTAGACCGTGCTGGCGGTGATCGGGTCGCCGTCCTGCGTCTCGGCGTCCTCGTCGACGGCCGCGGCGAGGATGACCGGCTTGAAGGTGGAGGCGGGCTGGTAGTCCCGGCGGGTGGCGTTGTTCGTGAAGTGCTTCACGTAGTCGACACCGCCGTACATGGCGACGACCTTGCCCGTCTTCGGGTCCACGGAGACGGCGCCGGCCTGGATGTGCTTGTCGACCTTGCGCTTCTTCGGGTCGAGCTTGCTGGTGAGGCGTTGCTTCACGGCCTTCTCCAGCGCGGCCTGCTTCTTCGGGTTGATGTTCAGCGTGACGGTCCAGCCACCCGCGTCGATCTTGGTCTTGGCCTCTTCGAGGTTGTCCGCCGCGTCGTTGGCCACGAGTTGCCTGGCCAGCTGGTTGTTGGCGGCCGTGACCAGGTAGCCGTTCTGACCCTCCATGTCGGGGGCGGCCTGGGGCTCCTTCGGCTTGGGGAGCTTCATGCCCTCCCGCTCCGAGGCGGTCAGCTTGGTCAGATCCTGCATCTCGACCATGTTGTCCAGCACGTAGTTCCAGCGCGCGGTGACCAGCTTCTTGCCGGTCGGTGTGGCGGTGGACAGGTCGTACTGGCTGGGAGCCTGGAGCAGGGCGGCGAGGTACGCGCCCTCCCGGACGTTGAGGTCCTTGGCGTCCTTTTGGTAGTACGCCTGGGCGGCGGCCTGGATGCCCCAGGCGCCGCGGCCGTAGTAGCTGGTGTTGATGTAGCCCGCGAGGATGTAGTCCTTGGACTCGTTGCGCTCCAGCTTCAGCGAGATGACCAGTTCGTTGAGCTTGCGGGTCACCGTCTGGTCGGACGTCAGGTAGTAGTTCTTGACGTACTGCTGGGTGATGGTCGAGCCACCCTGCTTGCCCTTGCCGGAGAGGGTGTTGATCACACCGCGCGCCATGCCCTTGAAGTCGACGCCGGGGTCCGAGTAGAACGTCTTGTTCTCGGCGGCGACGAAGGCGAGCTGGACCGGCTTGGGGACGTCCTCGAGTTCCACGATCTCGCGGTTGGTGTCGCCGGTGCGGGCGAAGATCTTGCCGTCGGAGGTCTTGTAGACGTTGCTCTCCTGCAGCGCCTCGGGGTTCCCCTTGGGTATGTCGATCATCAGGTAGAGCACGATGAAGGCGCCCATGCCGAGCAGACAGACACCGAAGAAGGTGCCGAGGATCTTCTTCCAGGTGAAGAGGCGGCGCAGGAAGCTCTGCTGGCTCTTCTGCTGCTTCTTGCCGCCGGCCTTGGCCGCCGCGCGCGCCGCCGCCCGGCCGCCGCCCTCCGGCGCGCCTATGACGGTCGTCGTGCCCGCTTCGCCCCCGGACGAGCGCTGGGGCGCCGCGCGGCGACCGCCGCGCTGCCGCGCTCGTCTTTCTTCCGCTCGTCCCATGGCTCCGGTCCGCTCCGCATTCTGCTCGGTCTCATACGTCACTCGGGTCTTGTCGGCTCAGCAAGCTAACACCGAGGACCATGACAAGAGGGAGTCGGTCCGCTCTGTGGCGACGTGACAAAGCGCACGCGCGACGCGTGTCCACAGACCTCATCCCACCGGAACGGACGTTCCAGCAGGGGCGATGGTTGCCCCACTCGACTCACCAGTTCCTGACGGCCTCGGTGACAGAACCGTGACAATCAGCTCTGACCTGCGCCCTCTCACCATCCGACGAGGGGCTATACACGGCATGTATACGTGCGGTGTATACCCCGTGTGTACAGTCGTGCTCATGTCCATCGGTCACACCCTCCTGGGACTCCTGGAGTCCGGGCCCCGACACGGTTACGACCTGAAGCGGGCCTTCGACGAGAAGTTCGGTCACGACCGGCCGCTGCACTACGGCCAGGTCTACTCGACGATGTCGCGGCTGCTGAAGAACGGCCTCGTCGAGGTCGACGGCATCGAGCCCGGCGGCGGCCCCGAGCGCAAGCGGTACGCGATCACCGAGGCCGGCATCACGGATGTCCAGCGGTGGCTCGCGACACCCGAGAAGCCCGAGCCGTATCTGCAGTCGACCCTCTACACGAAGGTCGTCCTCGCCCTGCTCACCGACCGGAACGCGGCCGACATCCTCGACACCCAGCGTTCCGAGCACCTGCGCATGATGCGCATCCTCACCGACCGCAAGCGCAAGGGCGACCTGGCCGACCAGTTGATCTGCGACCACGCCCTGTTCCACCTGGAGGCCGATCTGCGATGGCTGGAGCTGACCGCCGCCCGACTGGGCAAGCTGGCCGAGGCGGTGACCCGGTGAACCCGACCTCCTCGCCGGCCCCCGCCGGTTCCCTGCTCGTCGCGACCGATCTGCGCAAGTCCTACGGCCCGACCACCGCGCTGGACGGCGCCGAGTTCTCCATCCACCCCGGCGAGGTCGTCGCGGTGATGGGCCCCTCCGGCTCCGGCAAGTCGACGCTGCTGCACTGCCTCGCCGGGATCGTGCCGCCCGACTCGGGCTCGATCACGTACAACGGCCGCGAGATGGCCACCATGAACGACGCCCAGCGCAGCGCGCTCAGGCGCAGCGAGTTCGGGTTCGTCTTCCAGTTCGGCCAGCTCGTGCCGGAGCTGACGTGCGTGGAGAACGTGGCGCTGCCGCTGCGGCTGAACGGCGCCTCCCGCAAGGAGGCCGAGAAGACTGCCCTCGGCTGGATGCAGCGCCTGGAGGTCGACGACCTCGCCCGCAAGCGGCCCGGCGAGATCTCCGGCGGCCAGGGCCAGCGGGTCGCCGTCGCACGGGCGCTGGTCACCAACCCGCGGGTGCTGTTCGCGGACGAGCCCACGGGGGCGCTCGACTCCCTCAACGGCGAGCGGGTGATGGAACTGCTCACCGACGCCGCCCGGTCCACCAACGCCGCCGTCGTCCTGGTCACGCACGAGGCGCGGGTGGCCGCGTACTCCGACCGCGAGATCGTCGTACGCGACGGCAGGTCCCGGGACATGGAGCGCGTCATATGAGTTCCGCCGTGTTCCGCCAGTGGTACCGGGACCTGGCGATGGGGATGCGGTTCACCTTCACCGGGGGCCGCGAGGGGTGGGTGCGTGCCGTGCTCACCGCCGTCGGGGTGGGACTCGGGGTGGCGCTGCTGCTGCTCACCGCGGCGGTGCCGAACCTGTTGTCCGCTCGGGAGGCCCGTGCGGAGGCCCGGGAGGACCGGTCGATCGGCTACCTCGACGACCAGTCGAAGCCGACCGGCGAGAGCCTGGTCATCGCCGACACCGACACCGAGTACCGGCAGCGGGAGATCCGGGGGCGGCTCCTCCAGCCCGAGGGCGCGAAGGCGCCGCTGCCGCCCGGGGTCGCCGAGTTCCCCGCGCCGGGCGAGATGGTCGTCTCCCCCGCCCTGTCCGAGCTGCTGGAGTCCGACGCCGGGAAGCTCCTGCGCGAGCGCCTGCCGTACGAGATGGTGGGCACCATCGGCCAGGCCGGGCTCATCGGCTCGACCGACCTCGTCTACTACGCCGGCAGCAAGGAGATCGCCGACCGGGTCGACGGCTCGGTGGTGGCGCGGATCGACGCGTTCGGAATGGACACCACCGGCCTGCCCGACGATGAGGTCGACCCGATCCTCCTCCTGCTCACCCTGGTCGTCTTCGTGGTGCTGCTGATGCCGGTCGCCGTCTTCATCGCCACGGCCGTACGGTTCGGCGGCGAGCGGCGCGACCGCAGGCTGGCGGCGCTGCGGCTGGTCGGCTCCGACGGACGGATGACCCGTCGGATCGCGGCGGGTGAGGCGCTCGCGGGCTCCCTGCTGGGGCTGCTCTTCGGCGCCGGCTTCTTCCTGCTCGGCAGGGCGGTCGCCGGCTCCGTCGAGGTGTTCGACATCAGTGTGTTCCCCAGCGACCTCGACCCCTCCCCCGGTCTGGCCCTGCTGGTCGCGGTCGCGGTGCCGACCGCCGCGATCCTCGTCACCCTGTTCGCGCTGCGCGGTGTGGTCATCGAGCCCCTCGGCGTGGTCCGCAAGGCCAAGCCGCCGCGCCGCAGGCTCTGGTGGCGACTGCTGCCGCCGCTCGCCGGCCTCGCCCTGCTCTACCCGATGATCGGCCAGGGCTCGGAGAACGGGGAGTTCAACGAGTACATGGTGACCGGCGGTGTCGTCCTGCTGCTGGTCGGCATCACCGCACTGCTGCCCTGGGTCGTCGAGGCGTTCGTCGCCCGGCTGGGCTCCGGCGCCGTCTCCTGGCAACTGGCCGTACGCAGGCTGCAGTTGAGCAGCGGTACGGCGGCCCGCATGGTCAACGGCATCGCGGTGGCGGTGGCCGGCGCGATCGCCCTGCAGATGCTGTTCTCCGGCATCGAGGCCCGGTACGAGGTACCGACCGGGCAGGACACCACGCGGGCACAGCTGGAGCTCGTCCTGCCGGAGGACGCCCGGGTGAGTGTCGTCGGCGAGAAGCTGAAGCGGGCCAGAGGCGCACAGACCACCGCCGCGCTGTCCAGCGCGGCGGTCTCCGCCACGGCCAAGGACCCCGAGCTGCTGACGGACCTGACCGTCGGCGACTGCGCCGCGCTGCGCGAACTGGCGACGATCCCCTCCTGCCGCGACGGCGACGTCTTCCGGGTGGAGTCCGCGGACGACCCGAGCGTGACGGAGCCGGCCGTTCCCGGGAAGACGCTCTACTTCGACCCGACGTACACCGGCGACGAGCAGGGCGCCGAGATCGCCTGGAAGCTGCCGGCCGCGGTGCGCGAGGTGCCGGAGCGCGTCGACGCCTTGCGGAACGGGACGGTGGGGCTGCTGGCCACCCCCGGCGCCCTTCCGGCGAAGACGGAGAGCGAGTTCTACGGCACGATCTACGTACGCACCGACCCCAAGGTGCCGGACGCGCTCGACGAGGTGCGCAACGCCGCCGTGGCGATCGATCCGCTGATCCGGACCTGGGAGTGGGAGACGACGAGGCGGGTGGACCAGTTCGCGGACATCCGCACCGGGCTGCTGGTCGGTGCCGCCGCCGTGCTCACCCTCATCGGCGCGAGCCTGCTCGTCTCCCAGCTGGAGCAGTTGCGCGAACGCAGGAAGCTGCTGTCGGCGCTGGTCGCCTTCGGCACCCGGCGTCGCACGCTGGGCCTGTCCGTGCTGTGGCAGACGGCGATCCCGATCACCCTCGGCCTCGTCCTCGCCTCGACGGTCGGGGTGACCCTGGGCGCGGTCCTGCTGCGGATGACGAACGTGAAGGTGTCCGTCGACTGGTCGGGGGTGCTGGCCATGACCGGCATCGGCGCGGGCGTCGTCGTCCTGGTCACCGCGCTGAGCATGCCACCGCTGATGAGGATGATGCGGCCGGAGGGGCTGCGTACGGAGTAGGCCGGTGCCGCGGCACCGCCTCGGCACCGTCACACTGGACCCCGTCAACCGCTCGCCCCGGGAGTGAGGACGGCATGTCGCTCGACACCTTGAGGTCCTTGATTCCGGACTACGCCAAGGACCTGCGTCGCAACCTCGACGCGGTTCTCGGTGACTCCGGGCTGTCGGCGCAGCGGTTGTGGGGCACGGTGCTGGCCACGGCCATCGCCTCGCGTTCGGCGATCGTGCTGCGCGAGCTGGCGCCGGAGGCGAGGGCGCGGCTGTCGCCTCAGGCGTACACCGCGGCGAAGTCCGCGGCCGCGGCGATGGCGTTGAGCAACGTCTTCTTCCGTACGCGGCATCTGCTGTCCGACCACGAGTACGGCGCTCTGCGGACGGGGCTGCGGATGAATGTCATCGGTGATCCCGGGGTGGACAAGGTCGACTACGAGCTGTGGGCGCTCGCCGTGTCCGCGATCAATGGGTGCGGGGCGTGTCTGGACTCGCACGAGCGGGTGCTGCGCGGGGCCGGTGTGAGCCGGGAGACCGTGCAGGAGGCGTTCCGGGTGGCTTCGGTGGTGCAGGCGGTGGGGGTCACGTTGGAGGCGGAGGCGGTTCTCTCCGAGTAGGGCGCCGGGGTGGGACGGGTGGCCTGGAATCGCCTGGGAGCGGGGGGGTGGGGTCGTAGGGCGGTCGCGGCTCGAAGGTGGCTGATCGCGCGGTTCCCCGCGCCCCCGAAGGAGCCGCGGCCCTTCGGAAATGCGCTCGCGCGTACCTCGCCTTTCTTGCAAAGCTCACCCCATGGCCTCCCTCCCCTCCCCCACCTTCGAAGAACTCGTCGCCGAAGGCGATGCCGTGCCCACCGACGGATGGGACTTCTCGTGGTTCGAGGGGCGGGCCACGGAGGCACGGCCGTCGTGGGGGTACGCGCGGGCCATGGCCGAGCGGCTCGGGCGGGCCTCGGCGGCGTTGGACATCCAGACCGGGGGCGGTGAGGTGCTCGCTTCCGCTGCACGGCTTCCGGC
The DNA window shown above is from Streptomyces akebiae and carries:
- a CDS encoding transglycosylase domain-containing protein, with the translated sequence MGRAEERRARQRGGRRAAPQRSSGGEAGTTTVIGAPEGGGRAAARAAAKAGGKKQQKSQQSFLRRLFTWKKILGTFFGVCLLGMGAFIVLYLMIDIPKGNPEALQESNVYKTSDGKIFARTGDTNREIVELEDVPKPVQLAFVAAENKTFYSDPGVDFKGMARGVINTLSGKGKQGGSTITQQYVKNYYLTSDQTVTRKLNELVISLKLERNESKDYILAGYINTSYYGRGAWGIQAAAQAYYQKDAKDLNVREGAYLAALLQAPSQYDLSTATPTGKKLVTARWNYVLDNMVEMQDLTKLTASEREGMKLPKPKEPQAAPDMEGQNGYLVTAANNQLARQLVANDAADNLEEAKTKIDAGGWTVTLNINPKKQAALEKAVKQRLTSKLDPKKRKVDKHIQAGAVSVDPKTGKVVAMYGGVDYVKHFTNNATRRDYQPASTFKPVILAAAVDEDAETQDGDPITASTVYDGDSRHKVTDDGTAVGFAPPNEDNVNYGDVTVQAAMNKSINSVFAQMGVDVGMEKVMEVAGKLGMDTEGMEAVPAQTLGSMGASPLEMAGIYATLDNHGKKVTPTIIASAEHRDGEVEFPEPIGEQVISVEAADTVTSVLTGVVDDGTAKTSVRDNPARNGQQVAGKTGTSDENRSAWFTGYTPNLVTSVGLFGEDMSKNGKHVSMYNALGEPRINGGGFPARIWATYTFGVMGKTTKFDLDTKQGAAVAPTESPTPSATPSETPSETPSETPSETPTTDEPTSEPPTTPETTPEETPETTPEETPTGDDGGIEFPTNPNDPQVDD
- a CDS encoding ATP-binding SpoIIE family protein phosphatase, yielding MDSTRVTEHPTSHERPQGGAGPTDPRGALLRTQEPMRTAPATALPAQARKGDAPAEPGTAAPCAKSGQAPSEHAQPALSEHSQPAATEPDPHRPRPAPETIPAQPGGEPDRSGSAAGGLERRGGQGVPPGAPMPMRRDGDRLRFVGAATRRIARGIDLDEIVMGLCRATVPTFSDAILVYLREPLPVGDERPTGPMVLRLRRTDRIPEERDTEGGFMPSSLQPEQPVDLAVVTAEQCEVRPGGALAEVLRGVRPVFADAPAAHDALPELLGPDAELTVPTGQRAILAPLRGRRRVIGAAVFLRRPERMAFEQDDLLVAAQLATHSALGIDKAVLYGREAYIADELQRTMLPEALPKCTGVRLAHRYLPAAETARVGGDWYDAIPLPGSRVALVVGDVMGHSMTSAAIMGQLRTTAQTLAGLDLPPQEVLHHLDEQAQRLGTDRMATCLYAVYDPVSHRITIANAGHPPPVLLHLGGRAEVLRVPPGAPIGVGGVDFEAVELDAPAGGTLLLYTDGLVESRLRDVWTGIEQLREKLAATAQLTGPDHPPPLEALCDEVLDMLGPGDRDDDIALLAARFDGIAPSDVAYWFLEPEEMAPGRARRLARHALSRWGLEELTDSVELLISEVVTNAVRYATRPVTLRLLRTDVLRCEVTDDVPQLPRLRQARATDEGGRGLYLVNRLAKRWGATRLSAGKVVWFELNQA
- a CDS encoding PadR family transcriptional regulator, whose amino-acid sequence is MSIGHTLLGLLESGPRHGYDLKRAFDEKFGHDRPLHYGQVYSTMSRLLKNGLVEVDGIEPGGGPERKRYAITEAGITDVQRWLATPEKPEPYLQSTLYTKVVLALLTDRNAADILDTQRSEHLRMMRILTDRKRKGDLADQLICDHALFHLEADLRWLELTAARLGKLAEAVTR
- a CDS encoding ABC transporter permease, with the translated sequence MSSAVFRQWYRDLAMGMRFTFTGGREGWVRAVLTAVGVGLGVALLLLTAAVPNLLSAREARAEAREDRSIGYLDDQSKPTGESLVIADTDTEYRQREIRGRLLQPEGAKAPLPPGVAEFPAPGEMVVSPALSELLESDAGKLLRERLPYEMVGTIGQAGLIGSTDLVYYAGSKEIADRVDGSVVARIDAFGMDTTGLPDDEVDPILLLLTLVVFVVLLMPVAVFIATAVRFGGERRDRRLAALRLVGSDGRMTRRIAAGEALAGSLLGLLFGAGFFLLGRAVAGSVEVFDISVFPSDLDPSPGLALLVAVAVPTAAILVTLFALRGVVIEPLGVVRKAKPPRRRLWWRLLPPLAGLALLYPMIGQGSENGEFNEYMVTGGVVLLLVGITALLPWVVEAFVARLGSGAVSWQLAVRRLQLSSGTAARMVNGIAVAVAGAIALQMLFSGIEARYEVPTGQDTTRAQLELVLPEDARVSVVGEKLKRARGAQTTAALSSAAVSATAKDPELLTDLTVGDCAALRELATIPSCRDGDVFRVESADDPSVTEPAVPGKTLYFDPTYTGDEQGAEIAWKLPAAVREVPERVDALRNGTVGLLATPGALPAKTESEFYGTIYVRTDPKVPDALDEVRNAAVAIDPLIRTWEWETTRRVDQFADIRTGLLVGAAAVLTLIGASLLVSQLEQLRERRKLLSALVAFGTRRRTLGLSVLWQTAIPITLGLVLASTVGVTLGAVLLRMTNVKVSVDWSGVLAMTGIGAGVVVLVTALSMPPLMRMMRPEGLRTE
- a CDS encoding ABC transporter ATP-binding protein, producing MNPTSSPAPAGSLLVATDLRKSYGPTTALDGAEFSIHPGEVVAVMGPSGSGKSTLLHCLAGIVPPDSGSITYNGREMATMNDAQRSALRRSEFGFVFQFGQLVPELTCVENVALPLRLNGASRKEAEKTALGWMQRLEVDDLARKRPGEISGGQGQRVAVARALVTNPRVLFADEPTGALDSLNGERVMELLTDAARSTNAAVVLVTHEARVAAYSDREIVVRDGRSRDMERVI
- a CDS encoding carboxymuconolactone decarboxylase family protein; translation: MSLDTLRSLIPDYAKDLRRNLDAVLGDSGLSAQRLWGTVLATAIASRSAIVLRELAPEARARLSPQAYTAAKSAAAAMALSNVFFRTRHLLSDHEYGALRTGLRMNVIGDPGVDKVDYELWALAVSAINGCGACLDSHERVLRGAGVSRETVQEAFRVASVVQAVGVTLEAEAVLSE